The uncultured Paludibaculum sp. sequence CGCCGGGGCGACCATGTTGTTATCCGTCACCGGCTGCAGGATGGGGTGCGCCCCCACCCAGACACCCTCGTACGGCACGTCTTCATGCCCTTTTGTCTGAATGAGCGTCTTCAACGGCTTGGCGTCCGGCCAGACACGGTAAATGTACTCGATGTCCGTCGTCCGGCCCCAGCGTGCCATCAGGTCGCGCGTCGAGGTGCCGCCGTCTTCATTACTAAAGATGACTGTGTATTCCAGATAACGGCCGTCGGCATCCTGCCCACGCGTACAGTAGGCCAGCAGGGGCACGTCGGTGAACTTGCCCAAGGTGTTCGCACGGGCCGGCACGATGGGGGCATCGGCCAGGTAATCGTCGTTCGAGGTTTCGAAGCGGGCGCCGGCGATCGTCAGCCCGGCGCCGGCCGCCGAGGCGTCCGCTTGCCGAACAATCTTCAACGAATGAGCGCCGGCGTCCAACTGGCCGAGAAAGATCCGGTAGGCGCGCTCCGGCCCGGTCACCATCAGGTGCTGCGCAGTCTGTGCGTCCACGGTGATGGCCGCCAGCGAACCCTCTTTACCGGCCACGGCCCAATCGGAACCGGGCGCGGCTAAGCGCAGTTCCGCCACCACTTCCCCGCCCTGTGCGAGCTGAAACGGAAACGTACGGTTTTGCCCCAGCGCCACTGCGGCGCAAATGAGAAGCGCAATGAGCAGGCGATTGATGGTACGCAGCAGACAGTCGGTAGCCACTGGTTTCTTCAGCAGCGCACTCACCCGTCCGGCCATGGGGCTCTTCTCCAGGTCTTCCGTCCAGCCCGACAGGACCACCAGCGGCAGGGCGGCATCACGCGCCCGGATGTCCTCGATCAGTTGCAGGCCATCGCTGGGCTGCGGCAACCGTAAGTCCATCAGAACACAGTCGGAATCGTGAGCGTCGACATGCGCCAGGGCGTCCGACGAACTGGCGGCCGATTGCACCGTGTGGCCGCTCCGCTCCAATATCATGCATCGGATCTCGCGCTGATCCGCGTCATCTTCCACAACAAGGATTCTTGGCATTCGTAGGGAATGAGGCTACTCGGCGAACTCTATGCGGGCGATGACTAACTGCGGCAACGCCTGATTCCAGGAACTGGGAATACTGTCAAACGGAAGCCGGAAACTCCGGGTCTCCCCGGGTTTCAACCCGTTGCCGGACACTTTGACGATCGCCACG is a genomic window containing:
- a CDS encoding response regulator; its protein translation is MPRILVVEDDADQREIRCMILERSGHTVQSAASSSDALAHVDAHDSDCVLMDLRLPQPSDGLQLIEDIRARDAALPLVVLSGWTEDLEKSPMAGRVSALLKKPVATDCLLRTINRLLIALLICAAVALGQNRTFPFQLAQGGEVVAELRLAAPGSDWAVAGKEGSLAAITVDAQTAQHLMVTGPERAYRIFLGQLDAGAHSLKIVRQADASAAGAGLTIAGARFETSNDDYLADAPIVPARANTLGKFTDVPLLAYCTRGQDADGRYLEYTVIFSNEDGGTSTRDLMARWGRTTDIEYIYRVWPDAKPLKTLIQTKGHEDVPYEGVWVGAHPILQPVTDNNMVAPAAADAAPIRYQLAPVLADLSDGSREKVMDSAPFTYEVASKELQREGKLRPFGTFNGENISDPRNYLVIELKVSVHLAGVQVLLQRKGEGKWRGSALGLGKDFIERSGWVRTRVELPPGTTAADLTGFGAECLSQRDLVRQPIAKNGHCAVEGIGRVFFLGPDYKPGPLIGIPGFPAGGWKMEAGEVYTLALK